One region of Diabrotica undecimpunctata isolate CICGRU chromosome 6, icDiaUnde3, whole genome shotgun sequence genomic DNA includes:
- the LOC140444635 gene encoding uncharacterized protein, with amino-acid sequence MSSLLSDIEFLISGLEPQEKDILRSQSTNVITNFLHKTSKEGHFLNTIYNEFKQFLKSHPKIYIVRSDKGNVTVAMYKNDYIENSNSLLNDTKSNIKLKNSPVCTLQQKANKLVSDLASSKSITTEFAKSLKIYNAVAPRFYTLPKVHKPTLSMRPIVSSIDAPNSKLAKHLTDILTIS; translated from the coding sequence ATGTCTTCTCTTCTCTCAGATATTGAGTTTCTTATTTCTGGCCTAGAACCCCAAGAGAAGGACATCTTGAGATCTCAAAGCACTAATGTTATCACTAACTTTCTACACAAAACAAGTAAAGAAGGACACTTTTTGAATACAATATACAATGAgttcaaacaatttttaaaatcacatccaAAAATTTACATTGTTAGAAGTGACAAGGGAAATGTAACAGTGGCAATGTATAAGAATGATTACATTGAAAATAGCAATAGTTTACTAAATGACACAAAAAGTAACATCAAACTTAAGAACAGTCCAGTGTGCACCCTCCAACAAAAGGCGAACAAGCTGGTTTCGGATTTAGCTTCTTCCAAATCCATAACAACAGAATTTGCAAaatctttgaaaatttacaatgcagttgCACCCAGGTTTTATACACTTCCTAAAGTTCACAAACCCACTCTTTCAATGAGGCCTATTGTCTCTTCCATTGATGCTCCTAATAGTAAACTTGCTAAACACCTTACAGATATCCTCACAATTTCCTAA